The genomic stretch gtaactggaCTGCATACATTATGCAGTTCAACAAAAGAACTAATATAATACAAAAGGGATGGAAATTCCATTCAGAATCAATTACCAACAAAAATTCACCTACCCTTGTCACCTCCAAGGTATCTTATTTAACCATGTCCAATCATGAATACAATAGTGCAATCTTTCCTATAAATCAGCTTAGGTCCAAAGTAATCAATATTGTTTATGCATAaatagatttaaatttttttactcaATGTTCTCCATATGTGACATGTATACATGCATTCATCATTAAGTGCACCAATAATCATGTCTATTGCTCCAAAAGTGAAAGAATTAGGAAAATAATATATTGAGTTAAGATAGAATTAGGAAAATAATATTATGTAGCACAATTAGATTTATAACCATTAGCTAAAATAATGTACCTCAATAGCTTTCAGTTCTGAACAGACAAGATCAAGGAGCTCCCCAGTTCCAGTGCCGGAAATGGCTGATATTGGCAAAGGAGAAAACCTAATTGATAACCCAAAAGGATGAGCACATGAAACTAAAAGTAGGAACAAATTGTTATTAGTaaaacattgcaaaagaaagaaTAGGCCTGCTTTATTCATTAGCTATGTGCAAACTTCATGAAAAGTAAGCAGAACAAGAAGAATAAGATTGTGAAGATACCTAGTTTTCTAGGCATGAGATTCAAGGATTAATGAGTGCACTGCAAGAAGAAACAAAGTAAAGGGAGATGATGAAAACTGGAGTTTCAAGATAATAGAGTTTCCTCCAAGTCATAAGATGGAATCTGTAAGTCACAGGATGCAATCCTTCAGTCGAGTCAATTGGAATCATCAAGGAATAGTTTTCACTTCCAACTGAGTTCCTTTTCAGCTTTGAGAAAGAAGTCACCAAGTTTAGGGGCTGATTGCAAGTATCAGTTACTACCCGAGCATTTATTTGTCTGCTTCAGCTATTGACAAGCTTAACAGCTCGTCGTTTAGTGTTTCCATGAAGAATGGATTACATAGGTTAATTGGTCTAGAAGATATGGATttccaagatgaattaaatctgcAAATATTTAGGATTGAGAACTCGATTTGCTTAAATTTAGAATAGCATTCTTGCAAGAAAACAATAGGGGTTTGTAGGAGAGCTAGTTCGAGTTCAATGATGATAGGTTATGGTCTATATGGTTAATGTAAATTCTAATAAAAAAAGTTCAGATTAAGGAAACATGCAGATTATTTAGATTTCagctattaaaaaaaattagagtaaACGAGAAAGCAGTAACAGGACAGACAACAAAAGAAAAGGGAAGTACTAGAATTACTAGGGTTCTAGTAATCACTCTCATAAATGAAGGCTTTCCATCTCATGATTGTCATAATGTCATAATGTGGCATCAGTACATGACACCTTTCTACTAGGATATGATTCCATCTCATGCTAAATAGCCATGCCCATATGCCAGTTAGCACATGACAAAAAAAGTGTCCTAGCCATATGTTGGTACATCTGACATGGGCATGCAAGATGCATGCCAATACCCTTCAAACACAGTATTTTTAGTGTATGCTGACATGTGCCATTAGAATAACAATATTGATTTCCAGAAGATCATATGATACCATTTCTTGAATCCAGTAACCATAGAATTCTGCTATACACATGGTTATTTCATTCTCATAGGACATCTTATCAAAACAAAGAGCAGAAATGATGATGAATCTTACCCTAAGGACCAAAATTCTGATGCTTGCATCAGTCCCTTGCGTGGAGATTCACATTTATTTACGGCAAGGATAACACACTTATCCGAGTAATTTTTACGCAACCAGTCAGCAATTTCCATATCAGCTGCTACGAGGCCAGCCTGTTTATTACAGCAAAAGAGCCTCAGTGAATGATAAAACGGTCATCCACGCTGTAAATAAACTTCGTGAAACAGTCGAACATGATTCAAGAAGTATATACCATCATGTTTATCTAAACTTCAAAACTTAAAGGATCAAGGATCTCCGAAGGGCATAAGAACACATGAGAGGAGTTGCATTTCCAGAGGACATAACAACCTCATAAATGCCCTCCAAGTCTCACCACCAACAATAAATAAACTCTAATACAGATATCAACATGCGCACTTCACTCTCAAATAATAAGAGATCAAATCTAAATTTGCTTTACATTAGGTGTCTGTGCCAGAATTTGGTGGCAACTTGGTTATGGTTTACATATTATTCTGGACAGATAGACCGCTACAAGTAAAAAATTAGTATAGATTTGTATGAATAAACTAATGAACTGGAATATAACAAATTCTCTGTGGTAATTTGAGAGTTGATATATAGTCAGAAGAACTGAGATAATTTGCTTGCAAAAAACACAGTGAAAGCAAAAAAACATCTAGAGAAACTGAAGATGCACAAACCTTGTTGCCAAAAACGAAAAGCACAATACTATTATTTTAGATAAAGgattaaaagaaaatgttttaaaCAATAAAAGAACTAGGAGAGAATCAAAATGTTAAAACTTCTAGAAACATAATGAATTTTTTGTATGGAAACATTTAAAGAAACAAGACGAATTAAGGATAACACATGGAGGCTAGGGATACAACGAAAGCATGAAAATTGACAAAATATCTACAAAGAAATATTATCATTTAGGAATGAGTTAAAAATGTTGAAGACAAAGTTTCTTTTTCAGTCACCAAAATTTTGTTTGGTTTCCCTGGAAAATGTGATTATTTCATCAAATGCAGGTCTTTTAGTTGCCTATATTTAGTCTCGCTTCTATTCGCTTGGAGAAAATTTAGGGCCATGGTGACCATTTTTCCTGTCAAACTGAACCACGACCTGATCCAGCTCTTCcttaaaacaaaatccctgatccaCCATTTTTCTGGATTTTTGTTCAGAGCTGCAAGGATTTCTAGGCCTTCACGCCACCTCCACCAAATTCATGGCCTAGTCTCACCACAACTTTGGAGATGCCCATAGGATGTCAAGGAGAAGGGCAAGGtagaaaagagaatgttgttcCAAAAAGCTTTAAAACCCCAACAAATTGACATGTCATGCCATCATCAAGCACTATGCCAAACACTGGTGGAGACTAAACATTTTTTTGAGAATTGAAACTTGCTTCCAACTAAAACCAAACCCTCCTGATACCTGGTTTGACCAACATAGCCCTTTCCCTGTCCTCCTGCCACGCATTCCTACCAACACTTCCACTCAAACACCTTATTAGATGAATAAGCCGCAGTCACGAATGCAACACCAAAAAAATTAGATGCAAGTTCTCATTGGCAAATTCAAACAGCCCCATGATCAAATCTTAGAAAGTTGATTATACAAATATGTACAAGTCCAGACTTTTCATTCACGTCAAGTTGAAACATGAAAGTTCCAGTTAGGTCTAATTGGACAACAGTAGTCAAGGTCTTGTACCTCTTCTGCCTCCCTGACATGCCACACCATGCTACAATGTTAACACTCAGTAAGCCCTCACTTGAGTAGATCAAGTTATCAACTTCACAAAAGTAAATAATTGTCACTATATGCttgaacaaaattttaaaatgtcCTCAGTTCATTCTACCATTTCATCTTGATGACATACATCAAATAATCATGTGTCTCCTGCAATCTTGGCAGGATACACCATTTGAGTGGGTTAATTTGGACATGCAGCTTTAGTTCCATACAACAAACAAAGGAAACATTCATTGCTAGTGGGAATCATACAGGTCAGTGTTCAGAGTAACCAAGCTTCCATATAGGAAGGTATCAATTGTAGACAAGAAAATGTCAGACTATAAAACTAAGGAATTATAACTCCCTGTAGCTCTTCAGGGAGTTATGGTTCCTTGATGTTGTACAGGCTGCAATTGGGTAAAGTTCCCTGATGTTGTACAGAACAAAGTATGTAATGGAAGATACTTTCCGTTCCTTTCTTATTTGGTGAAAGAAGAAAATGGGGCAGATACATGAGAACGTGGCAAGCATAGTTTGACGCTTCAGGTTCCAGACCCCTGCTGGTTTACAGCTGGACCAGTACAAATCTAGTAGTACATGGCAGCGTCCCGACACACAGAATGTTGGTCAGTGCAGCAGAACTATTTTGTTAAGAGTTGAGTATCCACAGTGTTGAGAGGTATGTGGTGCTGTCTGTGCCGCCAATCCGACAGGCCATCAGACTGGGGATACATACCAGTTCAACAAAACATAGGACCATGGTGGTAAGGTAGAAAGCATGGAGTGGACCAGTTACTTTCTCTTTCTTTGCAAAACAAGAAGTGAAGAGCACAAAAGACATGGGACTGGCTTTTTCAATGAACTATGCACAGGTACATGCTCTTCTCCAGTCAATCAGAAAAAAAAGTATGGTGATGaacattaaaataagaaataaaagataTCCATCGAGCACTAAGTCAAATATAGCTAACCTGGCCATCAACAAGAAATATTAACACAGCTGCTTCCTCCACTGCAGCAGTTGCTTGTCTCTCAATCATGGAGGGCATCCTAGCAACAGCTGCTTCCCTAACAGTAAGAGGAATCCCATCCATACCAACAGTTGTAGTAATTGCAAGTTCTTCCATAACATCAATCTGTGATCTGGAAAAGGTCATAACTCCACCAGTATCCACTACCATAAACTCATGGTCCCCCCAAAAGGATCTTCCATATAAACGATCTCTGGTAACCCCCGGTTCGTCAACAACAATTGCCCTGTTCCCCTGTCAAAATCTCTATGATATCACTACAACTAAATCCAATCCCTACAAGAAACAATATATAATTAAATGTGCTTAACAACTGAGCTTGCTGGAGTAAATGAATTGGAAGTACCCCCACAAGCCGATTGAATAATGCTGATTTACCGACATTTGGCCTTCCAACAATAGTTACTCTTGGAAGAAGATGGTCTGGAATCTGGATTGAAGATAGTAGAAGAATCAATATAAAGCATGCCTTCATCCATgtgttttttttatgataaagggaTAATCAAGAAAAAACAGGAACCACATAAAGAAAAGAGCGCAGGAAGTTATTCCTATGAAAAAGTTTTTCTAAGAAACAAGCTGGGGGTATCAACATAGTTAAGCTAAGGCTTTGATAAAATAATGACATGGAGTTTTCAGTAGACTACTAGATATAAAGTCAAAATTACTTTGTGATGTGCATTTATATAGATCTAATAGTTCCTAAAATGTAAACTTTTTTAGCACTAGGCATTTCAGGTAAGGTAGTAAGTCTAAGTCAACTGCCGGCTCAGCACGTATCAGTTGATATACTCCATACAAGCCCAAGACTCTGAAATTTGAATCCACACCTCAGGTATGTTATTAAAGTATGACTCATTGGCATCAGAGAAAACACATTCAAAACTCTTAAAATCCCACCAAAACCTTTTTGGCTGTATGACTTTCATTAATTAGAAAAACCTTTTTTCAACTCcaatgaaaaaaagaaagagacttAAGCAATGTCATGTATATACTTAATCTTTGAAATATTATCTCAACATTGTATTTTTAGTTTCATTATATCtgaatatttttttgtttatttagtTCTCTTTTTTAGTCAAATATATGTTATTGCCATGTATATACTTACTCTTTGCAACTATGTCATTTCTAAATAAAATACACGACTGGTGCACATTATAAAATTACTAAAATATGCATAGGTTAAATTAAGTTTCACTTGTATGATTGCATCTCAACTAATATCTCATATGTATATAATTCCTCGTCCATTCCTGGAAAGATACCATATACAGTATATATTATATTGATAAGTAGTACAACtgcataaaagttttttttttctgttttaagtTTTAACTACCTATCGTTCAGATATCATGGACCAGGGAAAAACAATAGAAATGCATCGGCACCTACAAGTGTGTATATATCTatgttatataaaatattatcttttttacaTAAAATATAAACTTAATTACTTGTGGATGTTCCTCTTTATCTGATGCACTATCCatgtggatatctaataagcacaCCGACTTTAGCTACTCAACTACACTGATTTGAGATAGTAGACAAATGAAGTTAAGGATACATATCCTTTGGCTGCTCTTAAGTCTTATCCATTTGCATTTTGCATATGTTATTGTGTATGTCCATTTGATAGGAATGTGTCAATGGAATGTCTTCTTGCTTAATCAGTTGGAAGTTGCATGAGATTTTGAGACTAGTACCCATAACAAGTTTAAAAATTAGACGCATCTCTGCATATTGCTGAGAAAAAAACTTGTTTGCTTATAtagttcttttttttccttttatttgctTTGTCGTGTGTGAAAAATAATTATCTATATTTCTGCACATACAATTTGCCAATCCAATCTTCAACCACCGAAGGTTCCAGATCTAATGTTGCTCTGATCATAGGATTTGCTCCAGAACTTCGGGTATAAAATATAAGAATCCAATAACTCAAATGCTACATAGAATCTTCTAGTCCATGATTAGATTGGAAGATCTGCTAGGGAGTCTGTTACAGAAACATACTGACATGTTTGCTAGAACTCTTCTTTAACTTCTGCTTCTCACTTGCATGCTTCCTCTCACTGACCTCATCTTCTAcaaggataaaaaaaatatttattcaacaaCTACAAGCTGACTAAATAGATTAATATAAAAGCACAAACAGCATAGAAGCTTAATAAGAGAACAAGTAGATTCTTCaaatattgatattgatgattataATCTTGCTGAAAGCTTAGTTGACTTATCAAAAGCAACATTTGCAAGTCGGAACTATCATGACCCTGGACATGCCTATATTATGCATAAGCAGCATATCTTTTGGTGTTTGGATCTGTCAAGGGTGTTTTCACGGGTGCCTGATACTGAAGGATAACTTTCACACAGTAATTAAAAGAATACAGATCAAGTACTACAAGAAAGATCATGAATCGAACCCATACTGTCGGGTAGTTGAGATGATTCTTGAGTCGACCGCCGACAATTGTCAGGTCTGACTTAAACCAAGAGATATGGAGGGTTCAAATGGTTGCAGGTGAAGACAGATTTTAGCCAATCTCTTCCTTGCTAAATATAGCTAATGAATTTTAGCCTTTATAAAAGTTGACAACTTGACACAACTTTTGTTAGTAAATTCAAAGAGATCCCGGCATTTACTTGGTGTAGAAGATCGAAAATAGGAAAATTCATGACTTTCAACACATTTTGGATACATATTTTTCCAACAACAGTTTAATTCCCATTTCCAATAATTTTGATGTGTTTTTGACTAGTACAGTTTCACGGCTTTCAAATGACTCTGTAATAGATAATTTGTTAGTTGCGGACAGGGGTCATTTCCATATTGCTATACaacccaaggttcgcaataccgtaccgtaccggtatttcgacctgggctcggtaccggtacggtatggtgtaccgagcggtacacctagtgcggaccggtaccgggcggtccgcataccgctggtctgtcggaccgatacgtaccgcccgtaccgggcggtatgattCGGTATGGCAAACCTTGATACAACCATAATAAACTAGAACATTAATTACAAATACTTCATGTTTGAATGCAAAGATTATTATTCAGCAGTACTGTACCTGACTTATCATCATAGTGTGCAACAAATCCAGGTAACTATCAATAAGCTGCTAATGTGGCACATTCTTCACAACATATGCCAGCCAACGTTGAACATACTGGCATGGTGTACTACATAATGCACGATGGCATAGAATATGGGTGTTAAGCATGTGTCTATATCGGTTGATACTGAAGGACACAGATGCAATTTCTCTGCTTAGGTAATTTGTCATGTGACTGGGAATGTTAATGACAAGATGCCACAACCATGCCACACATCATAAACAAAAACATGCTACAACTGACACAAGATTAACATGCTATATGTAGATCATTCTATTTTCTACAGATCTTctgctacatcaaaagcttattcCTCCTTGCCTTTCATCTTTTTTCTCCTTAATTAGTATTGAAACATTGTCCCAGGTCATGGGAAAAGAGACACAGGAGTATGGATTGCATGCCAAAAGAATAGGCAAATTACTTCCAAGATAGTAACACATGATAGTCTAAAAGTTCCCAAATAAATGTGCTATTTTGTTCAATTACATTGTCAAAAAAGAAGCATGACATCAAACATTAATTACTAAATGTCAGGAGAAACATTAAGGAATTAGACATACATAGTTTAGCTTAGGGTGAACCATTAAATCACATCTGTGCATTCTAACGTTATTGTAAAAATTATAATGTAAGGAATAAGGAAATTGTTGCAAAAGAGAAACATTATCAAGAATGAAAGAGCATTGGGATTTCCAAAGTTTTCACTAAAAAATTTGGAAGCATAGTCTAGAAGGTTTCAAGATTAGTGGAAATCTTGATCAAAGAGAAAGAACCGATACCAAATTGAACTATGTCTAGAAGACTAATCAAGTTCCCACAGCCAAACCCCTAACCTAGTTTCTAATTTGTGAGTGCTTTGGGTTCACCCTCTTTAAACTCAAGAACGCAATAAAACGTTTCAAGAATTGTACTTCCAGGGTTCTTTTTAATTTTGGTATCAGAAAAAATAACCTTAAGAACACAATATTTCTTCAGGGAGAAGGTTCCAATTTCAGGGAAATTCTGATAGAAGAGAAAGAACCCACAGCAAAACCCCAAACCTAATTATTATTCTGCTTGTGCCTCTGGTACGCACTAAAACATTTCAAGAATTGTAGTTCCGGAACACTTCCTAATCTTGGTATCAGACGAGCGAAGAACGCGAGAGTTACTCAAGAAGAAGGTTTCAGGAAAACTTATAAAAGAGAAAGAACCGATACCGAAGCCCAATTCGGTGGATAAAGATTGGGAGTACTGTCTGACAGCATCAATCGCCTCTTCCTCCATCGATTTGAGGTCGAGAGAAGAGagatcatcctcctcctcctcctctatttCCCAGTCCTCCTCTTCGTCCCATTCTTCCACGTCTTCTTTCTCGCTGGACACGCCGTCGAGCCGCCGCCGGAACGCGCACCGCCAGAAGAGTCTACCGCGAATGGGGCTCGAATTCGGAGAAGGAAATTGCAGAGAGGGGCATGCCGAAGGGCTTTTGCAAGGGACTGGACGGAAAAGGAACGAGCGAGAAGCAGAGACCGAGGGAGTCGCGGGAAGAAGACCGGCGAGCGAAAGCGACGCCATCGTCGTCGGAGGGGGAGTCCAAGGAAAGAGGAAGCGGCGTGTTATCCGCTCGATGGGAAGCGGGAGGACACCAACGACTGGCGCCGACTCTTGATATAATGTATTGTCCTTTTTCGCCTCACCGAAGTCTTGATATTTACAACGGAGTCCATCAGAAAAATACGAGGAATGAAATCATATTCCAAAAATacacaaaataaaacaaataaataatatctCATTTTCCAGATTCATTAACAACTCTCCATAATGTTGATTTTAACTATATTATGTTTTTCTACTCGGTTCGATTAGGTCAAGTCGCACTAATTATGTTCTTATAAGAATAATATAGGTTGAAtcatg from Musa acuminata AAA Group cultivar baxijiao chromosome BXJ1-3, Cavendish_Baxijiao_AAA, whole genome shotgun sequence encodes the following:
- the LOC103979879 gene encoding uncharacterized protein LOC103979879 isoform X1, giving the protein MASLSLAGLLPATPSVSASRSFLFRPVPCKSPSACPSLQFPSPNSSPIRGRLFWRCAFRRRLDGVSSEKEDVEEWDEEEDWEIEEEEEDDLSSLDLKSMEEEAIDAVRQYSQSLSTELGFEDEVSERKHASEKQKLKKSSSKHIPDHLLPRVTIVGRPNVGKSALFNRLVGGNRAIVVDEPGVTRDRLYGRSFWGDHEFMVVDTGGVMTFSRSQIDVMEELAITTTVGMDGIPLTVREAAVARMPSMIERQATAAVEEAAVLIFLVDGQAGLVAADMEIADWLRKNYSDKCVILAVNKCESPRKGLMQASEFWSLGFSPLPISAISGTGTGELLDLVCSELKAIEASDSNEEEENYIPSIAIVGRPNVGKSSILNALVGEDRTIVSPISGTTRDAIDTEITGPDGQKYRLIDTAGIRKRAAVASAGSTTEVLSVNRALRAICRSDVVALVIEAMACITEQDVRIGERIEKEGKGCVIVVNKWDTIPNKNQQTTTYYDQDVREKVRLLDWAPIVYSTAISGHSVDKIIADVGMVEKERSRRLGTSILNQVVQEALAFKPPPRTRGGKRGRVYYSTQAAIRPPTFVFFVNDAKLFPETYRRYMEKQLRKDAGFPGTPIRLLWRNRRRGDKGKAGDTNPSTSSAADKFAAVA
- the LOC103979879 gene encoding uncharacterized protein LOC103979879 isoform X2, which codes for MASLSLAGLLPATPSVSASRSFLFRPVPCKSPSACPSLQFPSPNSSPIRGRLFWRCAFRRRLDGVSSEKEDVEEWDEEEDWEIEEEEEDDLSSLDLKSMEEEAIDAVRQYSQSLSTELGFDEVSERKHASEKQKLKKSSSKHIPDHLLPRVTIVGRPNVGKSALFNRLVGGNRAIVVDEPGVTRDRLYGRSFWGDHEFMVVDTGGVMTFSRSQIDVMEELAITTTVGMDGIPLTVREAAVARMPSMIERQATAAVEEAAVLIFLVDGQAGLVAADMEIADWLRKNYSDKCVILAVNKCESPRKGLMQASEFWSLGFSPLPISAISGTGTGELLDLVCSELKAIEASDSNEEEENYIPSIAIVGRPNVGKSSILNALVGEDRTIVSPISGTTRDAIDTEITGPDGQKYRLIDTAGIRKRAAVASAGSTTEVLSVNRALRAICRSDVVALVIEAMACITEQDVRIGERIEKEGKGCVIVVNKWDTIPNKNQQTTTYYDQDVREKVRLLDWAPIVYSTAISGHSVDKIIADVGMVEKERSRRLGTSILNQVVQEALAFKPPPRTRGGKRGRVYYSTQAAIRPPTFVFFVNDAKLFPETYRRYMEKQLRKDAGFPGTPIRLLWRNRRRGDKGKAGDTNPSTSSAADKFAAVA